The following are encoded together in the Burkholderiaceae bacterium DAT-1 genome:
- a CDS encoding UbiH/UbiF family hydroxylase, with translation MTHQTEFDIIVIGGGLVGASAALALSQRWRVALLERQVPEAPSTAADEWDPRVYAISPGSRAFIESNGGWSLGADRAGPIRAMDVRGDAGGRIRFDAAEIGKDELAVLCENRSLQWSIWSAIQERVTCLTGTTVASYTVDQHGVDVALADGRTLRSKLLVGADGARSWVRETAGIGFKRWPYHQNGVVANFECAQPHQGIARQWFREDGILAWLPLPGNRISIVWSCGDALKDELLALSPEALADKVARAGGNSLGAFRTLTTAAAFPLALGRAEKVFDDRMVLIGDAAHTIHPLAGQGVNLGFGDARVLADVLGRLPGRDPGDRMALARFARERKEDVLLMQSVCDGLQKLFGHQHAFVGKLRNVGLSLTNRVAPVKRILMQQAFR, from the coding sequence ATGACTCATCAAACAGAATTCGACATCATCGTGATCGGCGGCGGACTGGTGGGTGCCAGTGCGGCGCTTGCCCTGAGTCAGCGCTGGCGTGTGGCCTTGCTGGAACGTCAGGTGCCGGAAGCGCCGTCGACTGCTGCCGATGAATGGGATCCGCGTGTGTATGCGATCAGCCCCGGTAGCCGTGCGTTCATCGAGTCAAACGGTGGCTGGTCACTGGGCGCAGATCGTGCCGGGCCGATCCGGGCGATGGACGTGCGGGGCGATGCCGGTGGACGTATCCGCTTCGATGCAGCAGAAATCGGCAAGGATGAACTGGCCGTACTGTGTGAAAACCGCAGCCTGCAATGGTCGATCTGGTCGGCGATTCAGGAGCGCGTCACTTGCCTGACCGGCACGACAGTTGCCAGTTATACCGTCGATCAGCATGGCGTGGACGTGGCGCTGGCGGATGGCCGTACGCTGCGTAGCAAATTACTGGTGGGCGCTGATGGAGCACGTTCCTGGGTGCGGGAAACGGCGGGTATCGGTTTCAAGCGCTGGCCTTATCATCAGAATGGTGTGGTGGCGAACTTTGAATGTGCACAACCGCATCAAGGCATCGCCCGTCAGTGGTTCCGTGAAGATGGCATTCTCGCGTGGCTGCCCTTGCCGGGCAATCGTATTTCGATCGTGTGGTCATGTGGTGATGCGCTCAAGGATGAGCTGCTGGCTCTGTCGCCCGAGGCGCTGGCGGATAAGGTCGCGCGTGCTGGCGGCAATAGCCTCGGCGCCTTCCGTACGCTGACGACTGCAGCGGCATTCCCACTGGCTCTGGGGCGCGCAGAGAAGGTGTTTGACGACCGTATGGTACTGATTGGCGATGCGGCGCATACCATACACCCGCTGGCAGGGCAGGGTGTGAATCTGGGCTTTGGCGATGCACGCGTGCTGGCTGATGTGCTGGGTAGATTGCCCGGACGTGATCCGGGTGACCGTATGGCACTGGCGCGTTTTGCGCGCGAGCGCAAGGAAGACGTGCTGCTAATGCAGTCTGTGTGCGATGGCTTGCAGAAACTGTTCGGGCATCAGCATGCATTTGTGGGCAAGCTGCGCAATGTTGGTCTGAGCCTCACCAACCGTGTGGCTCCAGTTAAACGCATCCTGATGCAGCAAGCGTTTCGCTAG
- a CDS encoding response regulator — protein sequence MALNGKITFVVIDDDKLIRTLVQGILKDMGIDMLASCETAEAGLHDVRTREPDLVILDINLPGADGLSVLKELKSGSRPPKVIMMTAEATISRVQEALKHQADGFIVKPFTAGKLESVIAAAVRSLNTD from the coding sequence ATGGCACTGAATGGCAAAATCACTTTTGTGGTGATTGACGATGACAAGCTCATTCGCACGCTTGTGCAGGGCATTCTGAAGGATATGGGCATCGACATGCTCGCATCCTGCGAAACGGCCGAAGCAGGCTTACATGACGTTCGCACACGTGAGCCGGATCTGGTCATTCTGGATATCAATCTGCCCGGTGCCGATGGCCTGAGCGTATTGAAAGAGTTGAAATCGGGCAGTCGGCCACCCAAGGTCATCATGATGACGGCTGAAGCAACCATCAGCCGTGTACAGGAAGCCCTCAAACATCAGGCTGACGGCTTTATCGTCAAACCCTTTACCGCCGGCAAACTCGAGAGCGTGATTGCCGCGGCTGTACGCTCGCTCAATACCGACTGA
- the mutL gene encoding DNA mismatch repair endonuclease MutL: MPAIQLLPDHLINQIAAGEVVERPASALKEMMENSLDAGASTISVDLAEGGSKLIRVSDDGGGIDKSDLVLALSRHATSKIASLQDLEQVRSLGFRGEGLASIASVSQLILSSRVRGADKAWRVEADNGRIGEAEPAALMAGTVVEVRDLYFNVPARRKFLKSATTEYGHCEDVFRRMALSRPDVSMTLTHNGRVIWRLRAGDLGERVTQLLGDDFSASMLTIDETAGPLRVQGFAGSPTVSRAGRDAQFCFINGRFVRDKVVVHAVREAYRDVLHLERHPCYVISLEMPPEMVDVNVHPTKIEVRFRESQAVHRFMFHALHKTLASTRAGREQDAHAIESEGVIPASGGEQPAFARPQPPAFQQTRMNFASPAVAPSSSGQFYERLFGDIKREPASAGIVAESVPVFQAVMPSNTAAVMVADEDGFPPLGFALAQLHGVYVLSQARDGLIVVDMHAAHERIVYERLKLALDGEAMPVQPLLLPLAFPADTLDVATVEQSGELLAKIGFELAAMGPNQLAIRALPLMLKDADPVGLARAVLLDIREVGASRVLTDHRDSLLATMACHGAVRANRTLTLPEMNALLREMEVTERSGQCNHGRPTWFRLGMNDLDKMFMRGQ, from the coding sequence ATGCCTGCTATCCAGTTATTGCCCGATCACCTGATCAACCAGATTGCCGCTGGTGAAGTGGTCGAGCGCCCTGCGTCTGCGCTCAAGGAAATGATGGAGAACAGCCTGGATGCGGGCGCCAGTACCATTAGCGTAGACCTCGCCGAAGGGGGAAGCAAACTCATCCGGGTGAGTGATGACGGTGGCGGCATCGATAAAAGCGATCTGGTGCTGGCGCTGTCCCGGCATGCCACAAGCAAAATCGCGTCTTTACAGGATCTCGAACAAGTCCGTTCACTGGGATTCCGTGGTGAAGGGCTGGCCAGTATTGCGTCTGTCTCCCAGCTGATTCTCAGTAGTCGGGTGCGCGGCGCTGACAAGGCCTGGCGGGTAGAGGCCGATAACGGCCGCATTGGCGAGGCTGAGCCCGCGGCGCTAATGGCGGGGACGGTGGTAGAAGTGCGGGATCTGTATTTCAACGTACCCGCCCGTCGAAAATTCCTGAAGTCAGCGACTACGGAATACGGGCATTGTGAAGATGTCTTCCGGCGCATGGCACTATCGCGCCCCGATGTGAGCATGACGCTGACCCACAATGGACGCGTCATCTGGCGCTTGCGGGCTGGCGATCTGGGGGAGCGAGTGACCCAATTGCTGGGCGATGATTTTTCAGCATCCATGCTGACGATTGACGAAACTGCCGGGCCGTTGCGTGTACAGGGGTTTGCCGGGTCGCCCACCGTGTCGCGCGCCGGTCGCGATGCGCAATTCTGCTTTATCAATGGCCGCTTTGTGCGCGACAAGGTGGTGGTACATGCCGTGCGCGAAGCCTATCGCGACGTGCTGCATCTTGAACGTCATCCTTGCTATGTGATATCGCTGGAGATGCCGCCCGAGATGGTGGATGTCAACGTGCACCCCACCAAGATCGAAGTGCGCTTCCGCGAATCGCAGGCAGTGCATCGTTTCATGTTCCATGCATTGCACAAAACCCTCGCCTCGACACGTGCGGGGCGTGAACAGGACGCCCACGCAATCGAATCCGAGGGCGTGATACCTGCCTCAGGCGGTGAGCAGCCAGCATTTGCCCGCCCTCAGCCACCTGCTTTTCAGCAAACCCGCATGAACTTTGCATCGCCTGCAGTCGCGCCATCAAGTAGCGGGCAGTTTTACGAGCGACTGTTCGGCGATATCAAGCGTGAACCGGCAAGTGCAGGCATCGTTGCGGAATCTGTACCTGTCTTTCAAGCTGTTATGCCTAGTAACACGGCAGCCGTCATGGTGGCCGATGAAGACGGCTTCCCGCCGCTGGGTTTTGCGCTGGCGCAGCTGCACGGCGTATACGTACTGTCGCAGGCGCGCGACGGCCTGATTGTGGTCGATATGCATGCGGCGCACGAACGCATCGTCTACGAAAGGCTCAAGCTGGCACTGGATGGCGAAGCCATGCCCGTTCAGCCTTTGCTGCTGCCGCTGGCCTTTCCGGCAGATACACTGGATGTGGCAACGGTAGAGCAGTCGGGTGAGCTGCTGGCAAAGATCGGGTTTGAACTGGCGGCGATGGGACCCAACCAGCTGGCCATTCGGGCACTTCCTCTAATGCTGAAAGATGCCGATCCGGTTGGATTAGCGCGCGCAGTGTTGCTGGATATCCGCGAAGTGGGCGCCAGCCGAGTGCTCACCGATCACCGCGACAGCCTGCTGGCAACTATGGCTTGTCATGGTGCCGTACGCGCCAATCGTACACTCACCCTGCCGGAAATGAATGCACTGTTACGTGAAATGGAAGTCACCGAGCGCAGTGGGCAATGCAATCATGGCCGCCCCACGTGGTTCCGCCTCGGGATGAATGATCTCGACAAAATGTTCATGAGAGGCCAGTAA
- the miaA gene encoding tRNA (adenosine(37)-N6)-dimethylallyltransferase MiaA, protein MSSLPVVFLMGPTASGKTDLAIELLERFPVELISVDSALVFRDMNIGTAKPDAETLARAPHHLIDIIDPTEAYSAAQFASDAERLIRDCHARDKIPLLVGGTMLYFNALQHGLHDLPQADPVLRAKLDAEAAELGWPAMHARLAELDPPTAARLQPGDSQRVQRALEIVLATGKPMSAWLAEQKPHEFPWQLHKIALVPSDRAVLHGRIEKRFDQMLSHGLLDEVESLRRQYALDLNLPSMRCVGYRQTWQYLDGDLSYQDMRDQGIYATRQLAKRQLTWMRGMTDLITVDSLLPDASQRVMDAFPGR, encoded by the coding sequence ATGTCGAGCCTGCCTGTTGTCTTTCTCATGGGGCCGACCGCCAGCGGTAAAACCGATCTGGCCATCGAATTGCTTGAACGCTTTCCGGTCGAGCTGATTTCGGTCGATTCTGCTCTCGTTTTCCGCGATATGAATATCGGCACAGCCAAACCGGATGCCGAGACCCTTGCGCGCGCACCGCATCACCTCATCGATATCATCGACCCGACCGAGGCCTATTCGGCGGCGCAGTTCGCCAGTGATGCCGAGCGGCTGATCCGAGACTGTCATGCACGCGATAAGATTCCGTTACTGGTCGGTGGCACCATGCTCTATTTCAATGCCCTACAGCATGGATTGCATGATCTGCCGCAGGCCGATCCGGTATTGCGCGCAAAGCTCGATGCCGAAGCCGCTGAACTGGGCTGGCCCGCGATGCATGCCCGTTTAGCCGAGCTTGACCCCCCAACGGCTGCGCGCCTGCAACCCGGCGATTCGCAGCGGGTACAGCGTGCGCTGGAGATCGTGCTGGCAACCGGCAAACCCATGTCTGCCTGGCTGGCCGAACAAAAGCCGCACGAATTTCCCTGGCAGTTGCACAAAATCGCACTGGTGCCTTCCGATCGTGCAGTGCTACACGGACGAATTGAGAAACGGTTCGATCAGATGTTGTCACATGGACTACTGGATGAAGTCGAATCGCTGCGCAGGCAATACGCGCTGGATCTCAATCTGCCCTCCATGCGCTGTGTGGGTTATCGCCAGACCTGGCAGTATCTGGATGGCGATCTGAGTTATCAGGACATGCGTGATCAGGGCATTTATGCCACACGTCAGCTCGCCAAGCGTCAATTAACCTGGATGCGGGGAATGACAGACCTAATTACAGTAGACTCCCTGTTACCAGACGCGAGCCAGCGCGTGATGGATGCATTCCCGGGCAGGTAA
- a CDS encoding S9 family peptidase, whose translation MQVRTHPRIAKENKLRTNRLVTALCGCFAVLLLLPMTLWGASANEKLSPPTLETLYAAPAYQSPVLSPDGSKLAILKRIDGRMALVVLDLDHKSVKIASASKEWDIVDPYWINNNRLVFSISDTKVVWSENHGGGLFAVNADGTGFRRLGMTVQQAIAENAIYRPMTLLRRVGDGSNDILVEYNERNSDDGFGGTDVYLLDTTNGRKKLLSFVSPGHVQGWIVDGNNQVRVAVSFDNDDAAKQVRTTVYYREHNDAKWRVMTSYLYGEAGFSPLRFDADNQTLYVTGRTDEDKNAIYKWDFEHGKPGELLIAHPQADVEGGLITDQQGKVIAVLVNALMPEMYYFDEERANLQAQIDAVLPGRINYIQVAGKRAIVYSQAETDMGRVYFMDVEKLRLEQLFDSSPDIHPDAMGHARAYAYKARDGLDIPAYLTLPPGGAKKLPLVAYIHGGPDVRDTWGYDPIVQQLATAGYAVFQPQFRMSTGFGWKLFRSGWKQWGLTMQDDITDGIQQLVDDGIVDPARICIMGASYGGYAAMYGVAKTPDLYKCAVNFVGVTDISLLYSVTWGDTAGSAFAKYSLKDMHGDPDKDQDYMRKASVLENADKIKAPVLMAYGSDDIRVPLIHGQRIRDLLQKKGNTVEWKVYAGEGHGWSKLENRLDWAARFQSFIDRYIGDCADSSKSGN comes from the coding sequence GTGCAAGTGCGCACTCATCCTCGTATTGCGAAGGAGAATAAATTGAGGACAAATCGTCTCGTCACTGCCTTGTGTGGATGCTTTGCCGTTTTGCTTTTGCTTCCCATGACTCTATGGGGAGCCAGTGCAAATGAGAAACTGTCCCCACCGACCTTGGAAACACTCTATGCTGCTCCAGCCTATCAGTCCCCTGTTTTGTCACCGGATGGCAGCAAACTGGCGATCCTTAAACGCATAGATGGTCGCATGGCACTGGTGGTGCTCGATCTCGATCACAAATCAGTCAAAATCGCCTCTGCCAGTAAGGAGTGGGATATCGTCGATCCTTACTGGATCAATAACAACCGGCTGGTATTCTCCATTTCCGATACCAAAGTTGTATGGTCGGAAAATCATGGTGGCGGATTATTTGCGGTGAATGCCGATGGGACAGGATTCCGCAGATTAGGCATGACGGTACAGCAAGCGATTGCAGAAAATGCGATCTATCGGCCGATGACTTTGCTTAGGCGGGTGGGCGATGGATCGAATGATATCCTGGTCGAATATAACGAACGAAATAGCGATGATGGGTTTGGTGGGACGGATGTTTATCTGCTGGATACCACCAACGGTCGGAAAAAATTGCTGTCCTTTGTCAGTCCCGGCCACGTTCAAGGCTGGATTGTGGATGGAAATAATCAGGTGCGGGTTGCGGTGTCATTCGATAATGACGATGCCGCCAAGCAGGTTCGTACCACCGTCTATTATCGTGAACATAATGATGCAAAATGGCGTGTGATGACATCTTATCTTTATGGAGAGGCTGGATTTTCTCCGCTAAGATTTGATGCTGATAATCAAACACTCTACGTAACCGGTCGAACCGACGAAGATAAAAATGCCATTTATAAATGGGATTTTGAGCATGGAAAGCCGGGGGAGCTGTTAATTGCACATCCTCAAGCGGATGTCGAGGGCGGCTTGATTACCGATCAGCAAGGCAAAGTCATTGCCGTGCTGGTGAATGCGCTGATGCCCGAGATGTATTATTTCGATGAGGAACGGGCAAATTTGCAGGCGCAAATTGATGCTGTCCTACCCGGACGAATTAATTATATTCAGGTCGCTGGCAAACGCGCAATTGTTTACAGCCAGGCTGAAACTGATATGGGCAGAGTCTATTTTATGGATGTCGAAAAGCTGCGGCTGGAGCAGCTTTTTGACTCAAGCCCCGATATTCATCCCGACGCCATGGGGCATGCGCGTGCATACGCCTACAAGGCCAGAGATGGATTGGATATTCCGGCGTATCTCACACTCCCACCCGGTGGGGCGAAGAAGCTGCCGCTCGTGGCCTATATTCATGGCGGCCCAGATGTCAGAGATACCTGGGGATATGATCCAATCGTTCAGCAACTTGCAACTGCAGGATATGCCGTCTTTCAACCCCAGTTCCGGATGAGTACCGGTTTTGGCTGGAAGCTATTCCGTTCTGGCTGGAAACAATGGGGATTGACGATGCAGGATGATATTACCGATGGCATCCAGCAATTGGTTGATGATGGCATTGTCGATCCGGCGCGTATCTGCATCATGGGTGCCAGCTATGGTGGCTATGCGGCAATGTATGGTGTCGCCAAGACGCCGGATCTGTATAAATGCGCGGTGAACTTTGTCGGCGTGACCGATATCAGCCTGTTGTACTCCGTTACGTGGGGCGATACCGCGGGCAGTGCATTTGCAAAATATAGCCTGAAAGATATGCATGGCGATCCCGATAAGGATCAGGATTACATGCGGAAAGCTTCCGTGCTTGAAAATGCAGATAAAATCAAAGCCCCCGTACTCATGGCGTATGGTTCTGATGATATTCGGGTGCCGCTGATTCATGGTCAGCGTATTCGCGATCTACTTCAGAAAAAAGGCAATACGGTTGAGTGGAAAGTGTATGCCGGTGAAGGACACGGATGGTCTAAGCTTGAAAATCGCTTGGATTGGGCGGCGCGTTTCCAGTCTTTTATAGACCGGTATATTGGTGATTGCGCAGATAGCAGTAAGTCTGGCAATTAA
- the adk gene encoding adenylate kinase, with protein sequence MRLILLGAPGAGKGTQANFIKEKFGIPQISTGDMLRAAVKAGTPLGLEAKAIMDAGGLVRDDIIIGLVKERIAEADCKNGFLFDGFPRTIPQAEAMREAGVTIDYVVEIDVPDEVILERMAGRRFHIASGRSYHVKYNPPKVEGKDDQTGEDLVQRDDDREETVKKRLQVYHEQTEVLVGYYSKQAASGDATAPKYVKVAGVGEMDAIRSEVFKALDA encoded by the coding sequence ATGCGATTGATTCTTCTGGGCGCTCCCGGCGCAGGCAAAGGCACTCAGGCCAACTTCATCAAAGAAAAGTTCGGCATTCCGCAGATTTCCACTGGCGACATGCTGCGCGCAGCCGTCAAGGCAGGCACCCCGCTGGGTCTCGAAGCCAAGGCCATCATGGATGCCGGCGGTCTGGTCCGTGACGACATCATCATCGGACTGGTGAAGGAACGCATCGCTGAAGCTGATTGCAAAAACGGCTTCCTGTTTGATGGTTTCCCGCGCACGATCCCGCAAGCTGAAGCCATGCGCGAAGCTGGTGTCACCATCGACTATGTGGTCGAAATTGACGTACCGGACGAAGTCATTCTGGAACGCATGGCCGGTCGCCGCTTCCATATTGCATCTGGCCGCAGCTACCACGTGAAGTACAATCCGCCGAAGGTGGAGGGCAAGGATGACCAGACCGGCGAAGATCTGGTTCAGCGCGACGATGACCGCGAAGAAACCGTGAAGAAGCGCCTGCAGGTATATCACGAACAAACCGAAGTACTGGTGGGCTACTACTCCAAGCAAGCAGCCTCTGGCGATGCTACTGCCCCGAAGTATGTGAAGGTGGCTGGCGTTGGCGAGATGGATGCCATCCGCAGTGAAGTCTTCAAGGCGCTGGATGCCTGA
- the kdsB gene encoding 3-deoxy-manno-octulosonate cytidylyltransferase codes for MSAPYIALIPARLASSRFPEKMLADLAGKPLIVRTAERASLSQACAVYVAADDSRIAAPVEAHGFKVLMTRVDHQSGTERLAEAADLLGLPDEAVIVNVQGDEPLIDPALIDAVAQMLQCNENLVMASACHAISTTDDLFNPNVVKVVLDHAANALYFSRAPIPWARDAFAGQDSPPPQSALPAALPVMRHIGIYGYRAGFLRQYQRLSPCAMEQFEALEQLRVLWHGYKIGMAVVEHAPEAGVDTPADLDRTRARWQALYG; via the coding sequence GTGAGTGCGCCCTATATTGCCCTGATTCCGGCACGTCTGGCCTCCAGCCGTTTTCCGGAAAAGATGCTGGCCGATCTTGCAGGCAAGCCTCTGATCGTCCGTACGGCCGAACGCGCCAGCCTCAGTCAGGCCTGTGCCGTTTACGTGGCCGCCGATGATTCGCGTATTGCTGCTCCGGTAGAAGCGCACGGATTCAAGGTTCTGATGACCCGCGTCGACCATCAATCCGGCACCGAGCGTCTGGCCGAAGCAGCCGATCTGCTGGGTCTGCCGGATGAAGCCGTGATCGTGAATGTTCAGGGAGATGAACCGCTGATTGATCCTGCCCTGATCGATGCTGTTGCACAAATGTTGCAGTGCAACGAAAATCTGGTCATGGCCAGTGCCTGCCATGCGATTTCTACCACGGATGACCTGTTTAATCCCAATGTCGTCAAGGTTGTGCTTGACCACGCCGCCAACGCGCTCTACTTTAGTCGTGCACCCATTCCATGGGCGCGGGATGCGTTTGCCGGACAAGACAGTCCTCCGCCGCAAAGCGCATTACCGGCAGCACTCCCCGTGATGCGCCATATTGGTATTTATGGCTACCGGGCCGGATTTCTCAGGCAATACCAGCGTCTGTCCCCCTGCGCCATGGAGCAGTTTGAAGCACTGGAACAACTACGCGTGCTCTGGCACGGTTACAAGATCGGCATGGCTGTTGTCGAACACGCTCCCGAAGCGGGCGTGGACACCCCGGCCGATCTGGATCGCACCCGCGCACGCTGGCAAGCCCTGTACGGTTGA
- a CDS encoding Trm112 family protein codes for MDAKLLEILVCPICKGPLHHHRASNELICKGDRVAFPVRDGIPVMLENEARELGPEEAFPA; via the coding sequence ATGGACGCCAAACTGCTTGAAATTCTTGTCTGCCCCATTTGCAAGGGCCCGCTCCATCATCATCGCGCCAGCAATGAACTGATCTGCAAGGGTGACCGAGTCGCCTTCCCGGTTCGTGATGGTATTCCAGTTATGCTGGAAAACGAAGCCCGCGAACTCGGCCCAGAAGAAGCGTTTCCGGCGTGA
- the lpxK gene encoding tetraacyldisaccharide 4'-kinase: MRIESHWQRHTLWPLLPFSALFALLSGVRRFGFRLGWLKSTRLPVPVIVVGNITAGGAGKTPATLWLAAILKARGCRPGIISRGYGGSEAGPIAVPTHADPARFGDEPSLIAARSICPIWIGRRRADAGHALLAAHPDVNVLICDDGLQHYALDRDIEVLVIDGQRGFGNGWRLPAGPLRESVSRGARCDVWIVNGSDQTGLPAHPYTYSMHLAPQHVYRLGQPDDSRPLSEFAGQQVHAVAGIGHPPRFFTTLVHAGLSVIEHPFPDHHAYTPQDIAALTDAPVLVTEKDAVKLAGLNLPAGVRIWVVPVDAHIDPALADLIDHRLR, encoded by the coding sequence ATGCGCATTGAGTCTCACTGGCAGCGGCACACTCTGTGGCCGCTGCTGCCTTTTTCAGCATTGTTCGCGTTGCTTTCGGGCGTCCGCCGTTTTGGATTTCGCCTCGGATGGCTCAAGTCGACCCGGCTCCCTGTTCCAGTCATCGTTGTCGGCAACATTACCGCAGGTGGCGCAGGCAAGACCCCTGCTACCCTCTGGCTGGCCGCCATACTCAAGGCGCGAGGATGCCGTCCGGGCATCATTAGCCGTGGCTACGGTGGCAGTGAGGCAGGTCCGATTGCCGTCCCGACACACGCAGATCCCGCACGATTTGGGGATGAACCGAGCCTGATTGCCGCGCGCAGCATTTGCCCGATCTGGATTGGACGCAGGCGTGCCGACGCCGGCCATGCATTGCTGGCGGCACACCCTGATGTAAATGTATTGATCTGCGACGACGGCTTGCAGCATTACGCACTCGACCGCGACATTGAAGTACTGGTCATTGATGGCCAGCGCGGGTTTGGCAATGGCTGGCGATTGCCTGCAGGGCCGCTCAGAGAGTCCGTCTCACGCGGCGCCCGTTGCGATGTATGGATTGTAAATGGTTCGGATCAAACCGGCCTGCCTGCCCATCCATATACCTATTCGATGCATCTTGCACCGCAGCATGTTTATCGTTTGGGTCAACCTGATGACAGCCGCCCGTTGAGCGAATTTGCCGGGCAGCAGGTACACGCCGTTGCTGGCATCGGGCATCCGCCGCGCTTTTTTACGACACTTGTACACGCTGGCCTGAGCGTCATCGAACACCCCTTCCCTGACCACCACGCCTATACGCCGCAGGATATTGCTGCACTGACGGATGCACCGGTATTAGTGACCGAGAAAGATGCCGTCAAGCTAGCCGGACTGAATCTGCCTGCAGGTGTTAGAATATGGGTGGTGCCGGTGGATGCTCACATCGATCCGGCACTTGCCGATCTGATTGATCATCGGCTCAGGTAA
- a CDS encoding biopolymer transporter ExbD yields the protein MNFRRGRHREEPEMNLIPLIDVMLVILIFLMATTTYSKFADLKINLPTANAEKDKQQKTQQIDIAVTASGQYAINNKRISFGGVEALANELRTAAQGIDNPLIVINADGSSSHQSVVNIMEAARLAGYARLTFTTQTPQ from the coding sequence ATGAACTTTCGCCGCGGACGCCACCGTGAAGAACCGGAAATGAACCTTATCCCGTTGATTGACGTGATGCTGGTGATTCTGATCTTTCTGATGGCAACAACCACTTACTCGAAGTTTGCCGATCTCAAGATCAATCTGCCTACTGCCAATGCTGAAAAAGACAAACAGCAAAAAACGCAGCAGATCGATATTGCCGTTACCGCGTCCGGTCAGTATGCCATCAACAACAAACGCATCAGCTTTGGCGGCGTTGAGGCGCTGGCAAACGAGCTTCGTACTGCAGCTCAGGGAATCGATAACCCGCTGATCGTGATTAATGCCGATGGCTCGTCCAGCCACCAGTCGGTCGTCAACATCATGGAAGCGGCACGACTGGCAGGTTACGCCCGCCTCACCTTTACGACGCAAACCCCGCAATAA
- a CDS encoding MotA/TolQ/ExbB proton channel family protein, protein MLAILQAAGWPIYAILIASILAVAVIIERIFSLRRSQVMPDGLLAVAVQEYKQSGVTADMLSRLQSNSPLGRVLAAGLKNVKSSREIMKESIEESGRQVAHDLERFMTTLGTLATSAPLLGLLGTVIGMIEIFGSQSATGSNPAALAHGISVALYNTAFGIIVAIPSHIFYRHFRGLVDGYLVEMEQQAIKLVEVVHGDRT, encoded by the coding sequence ATGCTCGCCATTCTCCAAGCCGCAGGCTGGCCAATTTATGCCATTCTCATCGCATCCATTCTTGCAGTTGCCGTCATCATCGAGCGTATTTTCAGCCTTCGCCGCTCGCAAGTCATGCCTGATGGGCTCCTCGCAGTTGCGGTTCAGGAATACAAGCAAAGCGGTGTGACTGCCGATATGCTGTCCCGCCTGCAGTCCAACTCCCCGCTTGGCCGTGTTCTGGCTGCCGGCCTGAAAAACGTGAAGAGCTCCCGCGAAATCATGAAAGAGTCGATCGAGGAATCGGGTCGTCAGGTGGCGCATGATCTAGAGCGTTTCATGACTACGCTGGGCACGCTGGCCACCTCTGCACCGCTGCTGGGTCTCTTAGGTACGGTGATCGGGATGATCGAAATTTTCGGTTCACAATCGGCCACAGGCTCTAACCCCGCAGCACTGGCACATGGTATTTCGGTTGCGCTGTACAACACCGCCTTCGGCATTATCGTGGCCATTCCTTCACACATTTTCTACCGTCACTTCCGCGGCCTGGTGGACGGCTATCTAGTGGAGATGGAGCAGCAGGCCATCAAGCTGGTTGAAGTGGTTCACGGCGATCGTACCTGA